Proteins encoded by one window of Enterococcus saccharolyticus subsp. saccharolyticus:
- a CDS encoding rhodanese-like domain-containing protein has product MYNSIGMAEFEQIIKQKQVSVLDVREAEEFQNGHLPQAVNYPLSELGINEQTLPKQEKHYVLCQAGARSERACQLLSSQGYQVINVMGGMSAWRGAIE; this is encoded by the coding sequence ATGTATAATTCAATTGGGATGGCTGAGTTTGAACAAATAATCAAACAAAAGCAAGTATCGGTTCTTGATGTTCGTGAAGCAGAAGAATTTCAAAATGGACATCTTCCACAGGCAGTTAATTATCCTTTGAGCGAGCTAGGAATAAATGAACAAACCTTACCTAAGCAAGAAAAACACTATGTCCTATGTCAAGCAGGCGCTCGTTCTGAACGTGCGTGTCAACTATTGAGTAGCCAAGGTTATCAAGTCATCAACGTAATGGGTGGGATGTCTGCCTGGCGTGGTGCAATAGAATAA
- a CDS encoding FecCD family ABC transporter permease: MNVREKDEKINLYVVLIGLIILLFFTIIIGVSVGTLRIPFEQTYTIFVEKLLDLEPSNVTYSGVLWKIRMPRVLMGVVVGAGLSLCGIVMQAVVQNPLAEPFLLGISAGGYLGSGVLGLVSGLGLAFTAFLGALSAAVCVLFLSSFRSSITTTKLILSGTIANALFTAIANFIIVFSGTDNTIARVTYWTMGSLSSAKWDNLLLPTIAVGTVTAYFLTQYRTLNAMLQGEEIAITLGIRLNFYRKIYTLLVAFLTGILVATCGIIGFVGLVIPHIARALVGPRSSEIDSGGYFNR, from the coding sequence ATGAATGTTAGGGAAAAAGATGAAAAAATAAACCTTTATGTTGTATTAATCGGATTAATTATTTTACTATTCTTCACCATTATTATTGGGGTGAGTGTAGGAACATTGAGAATTCCTTTTGAGCAAACATATACTATCTTTGTTGAAAAGTTGTTGGATTTAGAACCATCAAATGTAACATATTCCGGTGTTCTTTGGAAAATTCGTATGCCGCGTGTGCTAATGGGCGTTGTTGTCGGTGCCGGTTTATCCCTATGTGGCATTGTTATGCAAGCGGTCGTTCAAAATCCATTAGCGGAACCCTTTTTATTAGGAATTTCTGCTGGCGGGTATTTAGGTAGTGGGGTACTTGGATTAGTGAGTGGGTTAGGTTTAGCCTTTACGGCGTTTTTAGGCGCATTGAGTGCTGCTGTTTGTGTGCTATTTCTCTCTTCTTTTCGTAGTAGCATTACCACGACGAAATTAATTTTATCGGGAACGATTGCGAATGCGTTATTTACAGCGATTGCCAATTTTATTATTGTTTTTTCTGGAACAGATAATACGATTGCTCGTGTGACCTACTGGACAATGGGCTCCTTATCTTCAGCTAAATGGGATAATTTATTGTTACCAACGATTGCGGTTGGTACTGTTACAGCGTATTTTTTAACGCAATATCGGACATTAAATGCGATGTTACAAGGTGAAGAAATTGCTATCACATTAGGGATTCGATTAAATTTTTATCGCAAAATTTATACTTTACTGGTAGCTTTTTTAACAGGGATTTTGGTGGCAACGTGTGGCATTATTGGTTTTGTTGGTCTAGTTATTCCACATATTGCGCGAGCACTTGTAGGGCCAAGATCATCGGAAATTGATTCCGGTGGCTATTTTAATCGGTAG
- a CDS encoding zf-HC2 domain-containing protein yields the protein MTLTCNVIKDLLPLYVEDLLNEDSIVFVEQHLQSCKECRHELELVRQSVILPIETNPAPFITIQKNIQKKKRQIGIFSCLLTLILTLVIGGFLTAPNYLPYQQENVQLNTTENGLVVAQFSDTVANFQVEKQLTKDGLNYIYHITAWNNSWNQLFPSKQRKNTILNPNSEKIKAVYYYPGNDYQDQLIYGDTPYLDGSVTTLPRLVLAYYLVGAFLLMIINGILAIVLRDKKWATIFKHIFLISVSYLLSHLLIKGLSTTSYSAARDFYLICLLTGVLYGGYLLLNQLFSTKKT from the coding sequence ATGACACTTACTTGTAATGTCATAAAAGATTTATTACCTTTGTATGTAGAAGACTTGTTAAACGAAGATTCTATAGTATTTGTAGAACAGCACCTTCAATCTTGTAAGGAATGTCGTCACGAATTAGAGTTAGTAAGACAGTCCGTTATATTACCTATAGAAACGAATCCTGCTCCTTTCATCACCATTCAAAAAAATATTCAAAAGAAAAAACGACAAATCGGGATTTTTTCTTGTTTACTTACGTTGATTTTAACGCTTGTAATTGGAGGATTTCTAACCGCTCCCAATTATTTACCTTACCAGCAGGAAAATGTTCAATTGAACACTACAGAAAACGGCTTAGTTGTTGCACAATTTTCTGATACAGTAGCAAATTTTCAAGTTGAAAAACAACTAACAAAAGACGGTTTAAATTATATCTATCACATCACAGCATGGAATAATTCTTGGAATCAATTATTCCCGTCCAAACAAAGGAAAAACACGATATTGAACCCCAATAGTGAAAAAATTAAAGCTGTTTATTATTACCCTGGAAACGATTATCAAGATCAATTAATTTATGGAGATACACCTTATCTTGATGGCAGTGTGACTACTTTACCTCGATTAGTTTTAGCTTATTATTTAGTAGGCGCTTTTTTATTGATGATTATCAATGGTATTCTAGCAATTGTTTTACGAGATAAAAAATGGGCAACTATTTTCAAACATATCTTTCTGATATCTGTCAGTTATCTTTTGAGTCATCTACTCATAAAAGGACTATCGACCACTTCTTATAGTGCAGCGCGTGATTTTTATCTCATATGTTTACTCACAGGGGTATTATATGGTGGGTATCTCTTGCTAAATCAATTATTTTCAACTAAAAAAACCTAA
- a CDS encoding rhodanese-like domain-containing protein → MFNWLMDRIPSISVNELNSRISKEITILDVRTSSEYGGGHIPMAKNVPLNKIDRYNEQVGTIYIICQSGVRSRQATKKLRKKGYEAINVRGGMNQWTGKIRGGK, encoded by the coding sequence ATGTTTAATTGGCTAATGGATCGGATACCTTCAATTAGTGTTAATGAGCTAAATAGTCGTATATCAAAAGAAATTACCATTTTGGATGTACGGACATCAAGTGAATACGGTGGAGGGCATATACCTATGGCTAAAAATGTTCCTTTAAACAAAATTGATCGATATAACGAGCAAGTAGGAACAATATATATTATTTGCCAATCGGGAGTACGCAGTCGACAAGCGACTAAAAAATTACGTAAAAAAGGCTATGAAGCAATTAATGTTCGTGGAGGAATGAATCAATGGACAGGGAAAATACGAGGAGGAAAATAA
- a CDS encoding RNA polymerase sigma factor, whose translation MTELEKIYNDYFGDIYRFLYRLCGNKHLAEDLTSETFFKAIQSIDSFKGESDIKTWLFQIAKNTYFSYTRKNKIFVNIADIQTEANINIEKTILQKESSEQIIQILHHFPETYKEVFYLRVFGELDFQQIGQLFGRTNNWACVTFHRARKKLINEMREQ comes from the coding sequence GTGACAGAGCTTGAAAAAATATATAATGATTATTTTGGTGATATTTATCGCTTTTTATATCGCCTCTGCGGAAACAAACATCTTGCAGAAGACCTAACATCGGAAACTTTTTTTAAAGCGATACAATCAATTGATTCCTTCAAAGGGGAAAGCGACATTAAAACTTGGCTCTTTCAAATTGCTAAAAATACTTATTTTTCTTATACCCGTAAAAATAAAATTTTTGTCAATATTGCAGACATTCAAACAGAAGCCAATATTAACATTGAGAAAACAATACTACAAAAAGAATCCTCTGAACAAATTATTCAAATACTTCATCATTTTCCAGAAACTTATAAAGAAGTCTTTTATTTACGGGTCTTTGGTGAATTAGATTTCCAACAAATTGGACAATTATTTGGTAGAACAAATAATTGGGCTTGCGTCACTTTCCATCGTGCTAGAAAAAAATTAATAAACGAAATGAGGGAACAATAA
- a CDS encoding alpha/beta hydrolase: MLQIRTEIIHDYPVTIVLPTGYDTSKKYATIYMHDGGNAAKQALNYIDHLVITKQIEPIIIVGITPIDRNDDYTPWETPPLFPNQPTPSGKAEEYLHILVHKIKPFIDATYATNPSPEHTAIAGCSFGGLVSIFASYYYPEIFHKYIILSASFWYEDVVPYMQGETIIRFGKTYQKPQIDRDKHQMYLYVGALEGIYRETAQKEMVTYTKQAYTALQQEGFSPSQLLFETHPEGTHDVYFFSPHFIHALRWHYGKEQ; this comes from the coding sequence TTGCTACAAATTAGAACAGAAATCATTCATGATTATCCAGTGACAATCGTCTTACCTACGGGATACGATACATCGAAAAAATATGCCACTATTTATATGCATGATGGTGGTAATGCAGCTAAACAAGCCTTAAATTATATTGACCATCTCGTAATTACTAAGCAAATCGAACCAATTATTATTGTGGGTATTACACCGATTGACCGGAATGATGACTACACGCCGTGGGAGACTCCGCCTCTTTTTCCAAACCAACCAACACCAAGTGGCAAAGCGGAAGAATATCTACATATTCTCGTTCATAAAATCAAACCCTTTATTGATGCAACTTATGCAACCAATCCCTCACCAGAGCATACAGCTATTGCTGGTTGTTCCTTTGGTGGATTAGTTTCCATCTTTGCTTCTTATTACTATCCAGAAATTTTTCATAAATACATTATTTTATCGGCCTCTTTTTGGTATGAAGATGTTGTCCCATACATGCAAGGAGAAACTATCATTCGTTTCGGAAAAACATATCAAAAACCACAAATTGATCGTGATAAGCATCAGATGTATCTTTATGTTGGCGCATTAGAAGGTATTTATCGTGAGACGGCACAAAAAGAGATGGTTACGTACACTAAGCAAGCATATACTGCCTTACAGCAAGAAGGTTTCTCACCTTCTCAATTGTTATTTGAAACACATCCTGAAGGCACACACGATGTTTACTTTTTTAGCCCCCATTTTATCCATGCGCTTCGTTGGCATTATGGAAAAGAACAATAA
- a CDS encoding YbaK/EbsC family protein: MSKTEVENFLYAKNIPFESYLFSEERNQTTTPIFKTLVLKGNKTGPIIALVPLNNRLDYKKTAKLTKNRKIGLPPIEIAFELTGYPHGANTPVGIFLHHPDYLFLFDATIYQFNKIAISAGERYKGIIIAVDELIKLIQPIVADLLQSE, translated from the coding sequence ATGTCTAAAACTGAAGTCGAAAATTTTTTATACGCCAAAAATATTCCATTTGAATCTTATTTATTTTCCGAAGAACGCAATCAAACAACTACACCTATTTTTAAAACATTAGTTTTAAAAGGAAATAAAACAGGTCCCATCATTGCACTAGTCCCCCTAAATAACCGATTAGATTATAAGAAAACAGCAAAGCTTACAAAAAATCGCAAAATAGGATTGCCACCTATCGAAATAGCTTTTGAACTAACTGGTTATCCTCATGGCGCCAATACGCCCGTTGGTATCTTTTTACATCATCCCGATTATCTCTTCTTATTTGATGCTACTATCTATCAGTTTAATAAAATTGCTATTTCTGCTGGTGAGCGTTATAAAGGCATCATCATTGCTGTAGACGAATTAATTAAATTAATTCAGCCCATAGTTGCGGACTTATTACAAAGTGAATAA
- a CDS encoding iron chelate uptake ABC transporter family permease subunit, whose protein sequence is MAILIGSTFLAAVDILARTMIENNELPIGIFTAIVGAPFFAFIIIRKNYQFKE, encoded by the coding sequence GTGGCTATTTTAATCGGTAGCACCTTTTTAGCAGCAGTAGATATTCTTGCTCGAACGATGATTGAAAACAATGAGTTGCCGATTGGGATTTTTACAGCGATTGTTGGTGCGCCATTTTTTGCATTTATTATTATTCGTAAAAATTATCAATTTAAAGAATAA
- a CDS encoding metal-sensitive transcriptional regulator: MEENKKKVIHRLRRTEGQIRGIQKMIEDEKECIDVITQLSAVRSSIDRVMGMIVAENLKNCFVSPDDDPEEQEKKLTQAINMIIKK; this comes from the coding sequence ATGGAAGAAAATAAAAAAAAAGTCATTCATCGGTTACGACGAACAGAAGGACAAATCCGAGGTATTCAGAAAATGATTGAAGACGAAAAAGAGTGTATCGACGTCATCACACAATTGAGCGCCGTTCGTTCTAGCATTGACCGCGTGATGGGGATGATTGTGGCAGAAAACCTTAAAAATTGTTTTGTTTCCCCTGATGATGATCCTGAAGAACAAGAAAAAAAACTAACACAAGCTATCAACATGATTATAAAAAAATAA
- a CDS encoding FAD-dependent oxidoreductase, translating to MKVIIIGGVAGGMSAATRLRRLMEKAEIIVLEKGPVVSFANCGLPYYVSGEIAEREQLVVQTPEALKNRFNIDVRPFHEVIAISPESHTVTIRTNGQEQTESYDKLILSPGAKPFVPTIEGLHEASNIYSLRSIPDVDQIMAGITSQTKHAVVIGAGFIGLEMAENLRKRGLEVTIVEKAPQVLPSLDEEMAAFVEAELRKQGVTVITAQSAVRFEEVGKKIILENGQELISDLTLLSVGVAPENHLALEAGLDTGLRGGILVNEHYQTSHPDIYAVGDAIVVRQQITDTEALISLASPANRQGRQVADVIAGLDRKNQGSIGTAIVRVFDVTAATTGLSERTAKLAQLPVSVVHITGKDHAGYFPGATDITLKLIFNAETGEIYGAQGIGAKGVDKRIDILATAIKGKLTIFDLPELELTYAPPFGSAKDPVNMLGYAAMNLAEGLSESIQWYELETELANGKVLLDVRTDEELTRGKFKEAYHLPLNDLRQNITQLDADKEYIVSCHSGLRSYIAERILKQANIQVKNLDGAFALYQMVRPEAIVYV from the coding sequence ATGAAAGTGATTATTATTGGAGGCGTTGCTGGTGGAATGTCGGCAGCAACACGTTTACGTCGTCTAATGGAAAAGGCAGAAATTATTGTATTAGAAAAGGGACCAGTTGTTTCTTTTGCGAATTGTGGTTTGCCTTATTATGTGTCTGGAGAAATTGCAGAACGTGAACAACTAGTTGTGCAAACGCCAGAAGCGTTGAAAAATCGTTTTAATATTGATGTGCGCCCTTTTCATGAAGTTATTGCTATCTCTCCAGAATCTCATACAGTAACGATACGGACAAATGGCCAAGAGCAAACAGAATCTTACGATAAATTAATTTTATCGCCGGGAGCAAAACCCTTTGTCCCTACAATTGAAGGCTTGCATGAAGCGTCAAATATATACAGTTTGAGAAGCATTCCTGACGTAGATCAAATTATGGCAGGGATTACGAGTCAGACAAAACATGCAGTAGTCATTGGTGCAGGATTCATTGGTTTGGAAATGGCTGAAAATTTGAGAAAACGTGGTTTAGAAGTGACGATTGTTGAAAAGGCGCCACAAGTATTACCATCATTAGATGAAGAGATGGCAGCATTTGTCGAAGCAGAATTACGCAAACAAGGAGTCACGGTAATTACTGCACAATCAGCAGTTCGGTTTGAAGAGGTTGGTAAAAAAATTATTTTAGAAAATGGTCAAGAATTAATTTCAGATTTGACGTTATTATCTGTAGGTGTAGCACCAGAAAATCACTTGGCGTTAGAAGCAGGATTAGATACCGGATTGCGTGGAGGAATTTTGGTGAATGAGCACTATCAAACGAGTCATCCAGATATCTATGCTGTAGGCGATGCAATTGTCGTTCGTCAACAAATCACTGATACAGAGGCATTGATTTCGCTTGCTTCTCCAGCAAATCGTCAAGGCAGACAAGTCGCAGATGTCATTGCAGGATTAGATAGAAAAAATCAAGGAAGTATTGGAACCGCAATTGTACGTGTATTTGATGTTACTGCGGCGACTACAGGATTAAGTGAACGCACCGCAAAATTAGCGCAATTACCTGTATCTGTGGTGCATATTACGGGAAAAGATCATGCTGGATATTTTCCTGGTGCAACAGATATCACTTTGAAACTAATATTTAACGCAGAGACGGGCGAAATTTATGGTGCACAAGGAATTGGTGCCAAAGGTGTTGACAAACGAATTGATATCTTAGCGACTGCGATTAAAGGGAAATTAACCATTTTTGACTTACCTGAGTTAGAATTGACGTATGCACCACCGTTTGGTTCTGCGAAAGATCCAGTAAATATGTTAGGGTATGCCGCCATGAATCTTGCTGAAGGATTAAGTGAGTCGATTCAATGGTATGAATTGGAAACAGAACTGGCGAATGGAAAAGTTTTGCTAGATGTTCGTACAGACGAAGAACTGACTCGTGGCAAATTTAAAGAAGCTTATCATTTGCCATTAAACGATTTGCGTCAAAATATTACTCAATTAGATGCTGATAAAGAATATATTGTCAGTTGTCATAGTGGGCTACGTAGTTATATTGCTGAACGGATTTTAAAACAAGCGAATATTCAAGTGAAAAATTTAGATGGTGCATTTGCACTTTATCAAATGGTCAGACCGGAGGCGATTGTTTATGTATAA